The following proteins are co-located in the Paludibaculum fermentans genome:
- a CDS encoding YcxB family protein, with product MFGLGCFLILTGIASFALGQRENAVGVTVLGSSYVAFLLLSPRISIRKQIKSTPHLFEEGEYDFDDKQFQIIRPSVQLAMSWNNVHSAVELQRQFVIYTTKTCFFSVPKRFFSDDQLSSVRELLTQVLQARGKTFHAA from the coding sequence ATGTTCGGCCTAGGGTGCTTCCTGATCCTAACGGGAATCGCCTCTTTTGCGTTGGGTCAACGCGAGAACGCCGTGGGGGTCACCGTCTTGGGCTCATCCTACGTCGCATTTCTGCTACTATCGCCTCGAATCTCAATCAGAAAGCAGATAAAGTCCACTCCGCATCTCTTCGAGGAAGGAGAGTATGACTTTGACGATAAACAGTTCCAGATCATACGCCCATCGGTACAGTTAGCGATGTCCTGGAACAACGTCCACAGCGCGGTTGAGCTCCAACGCCAGTTCGTAATCTATACGACCAAGACCTGCTTTTTTTCAGTTCCCAAGCGTTTCTTCTCGGATGACCAGCTCAGCTCAGTCCGTGAGCTCCTCACGCAGGTACTGCAGGCGCGAGGCAAGACTTTCCATGCCGCCTGA
- a CDS encoding pyrroloquinoline quinone-dependent dehydrogenase produces MLSLFLRGALLLSLPLLAQTHSTWRDYGGAPDAAQYSDLKQIDRANVAKLKPAWTYKTGDGSKYFFNPLIADGRMYVMAKKNCIVALDPVNGAELWTYTPEPDTKIITNRGLNYWESKDRSDRRLLFASNHRLRAIDARTGQPIDTFGTHGSVDLKQGLGRDPESLALVQSTTPGRVFEDLLILGSATNQGYGSAPGDIRAFDVRTGKLVWTFHTIPHPGEAGYETWPKEAWKTVGGANVWGEMSLDVRRGILYAPTASAKYNFYGADRAGANLFGDCLLALDARTGKRLWHFQMVHHDIWDYDDATAPKLLTIHHNGKIVDIVAQVTKQGFVWVFNRVTGEPIWPIEERPVPQTDMTGETTWPTQPFPTKPPPFSRQKFTVDDLSPYLTPEDRAKFKDEILSARNEGLFTPPGKRNTIQMPGNNGGANWSGAAVNPSQGLLYVVSKDLPAMLKLEPKGEPRKAPTPEAEMVRYYSGFGFMLDSQGLSPIKPPWSSLTAYDLNEGTIKWKIPLGEVPELAAKGIHDTGSHYPKVGPVVTAGGLIFAGTRDKKVHALDVDNGKILWEAEVGAALEGMAAVYEAEGREYVVFCAAAQEGLTPATQKPIQGSYVAFALPK; encoded by the coding sequence TTGCTCTCTCTTTTCCTTCGCGGAGCCCTGCTCCTCTCGCTCCCGCTCCTCGCCCAGACCCACAGCACCTGGCGTGACTACGGCGGAGCCCCCGACGCCGCCCAGTACTCCGATCTCAAGCAGATCGACCGCGCCAACGTCGCCAAACTCAAGCCCGCCTGGACCTACAAGACCGGCGACGGCAGCAAGTACTTCTTCAACCCCCTCATCGCCGACGGCCGCATGTACGTCATGGCCAAGAAGAACTGCATCGTCGCCCTCGACCCCGTCAACGGCGCCGAACTCTGGACCTACACCCCCGAACCCGACACCAAAATCATCACCAACCGCGGCCTCAACTACTGGGAGAGCAAAGACCGCTCCGACCGCCGCCTCCTCTTCGCCAGCAACCACCGCCTCCGCGCCATCGATGCCCGCACCGGCCAGCCCATCGACACCTTCGGCACCCACGGCAGCGTCGATCTCAAACAAGGACTCGGCCGCGACCCCGAATCGCTCGCCCTCGTCCAGTCCACCACCCCGGGCCGCGTCTTCGAGGACCTCCTCATCCTCGGCTCCGCCACCAACCAGGGCTACGGTTCCGCCCCCGGCGACATCCGCGCCTTCGATGTCCGCACCGGCAAGCTCGTCTGGACCTTCCACACCATCCCCCACCCCGGCGAGGCCGGCTACGAGACCTGGCCCAAGGAAGCCTGGAAAACCGTCGGCGGAGCCAACGTCTGGGGCGAGATGTCCCTCGATGTCCGGCGCGGCATCCTCTACGCCCCCACCGCCAGCGCCAAATACAACTTCTATGGAGCCGACCGCGCCGGCGCCAACCTCTTCGGCGACTGCCTCCTCGCCCTCGACGCCCGCACCGGCAAACGCCTCTGGCACTTCCAGATGGTCCACCACGACATCTGGGACTACGACGACGCCACCGCGCCCAAGCTCCTCACCATCCACCACAACGGCAAGATCGTCGACATCGTCGCCCAGGTCACCAAACAGGGTTTCGTCTGGGTCTTCAACCGCGTCACCGGAGAGCCCATCTGGCCCATCGAGGAGCGCCCCGTCCCCCAGACCGACATGACCGGCGAGACCACCTGGCCCACCCAGCCCTTCCCCACCAAGCCGCCGCCCTTCTCGCGCCAGAAGTTCACCGTCGACGACCTCAGTCCCTACCTCACCCCCGAAGACCGAGCTAAGTTCAAGGACGAGATCCTCAGCGCCCGCAACGAAGGCCTCTTCACCCCGCCCGGCAAGCGCAACACCATCCAGATGCCCGGCAACAACGGCGGAGCCAACTGGAGCGGAGCCGCCGTCAACCCGTCGCAAGGCCTTCTCTACGTCGTCTCCAAGGACCTCCCCGCCATGCTCAAACTGGAGCCCAAGGGCGAACCGCGCAAGGCGCCTACCCCCGAAGCGGAGATGGTCCGCTACTACAGCGGCTTCGGCTTCATGCTCGACAGCCAGGGCCTCTCGCCCATCAAACCGCCATGGTCGTCGCTGACCGCCTACGACTTGAACGAAGGCACCATCAAGTGGAAGATCCCGCTGGGCGAGGTGCCCGAACTTGCGGCCAAGGGCATCCACGACACCGGCTCGCACTACCCCAAGGTAGGCCCCGTAGTGACCGCCGGAGGCCTCATCTTCGCGGGCACAAGGGACAAGAAGGTGCACGCCCTGGATGTCGACAACGGCAAGATCTTGTGGGAAGCCGAAGTAGGAGCCGCCCTGGAAGGCATGGCCGCGGTCTACGAAGCCGAAGGCCGCGAGTACGTAGTCTTCTGTGCCGCAGCCCAGGAGGGCCTGACGCCCGCAACCCAAAAGCCCATCCAAGGCAGCTACGTAGCCTTCGCCCTACCCAAATAA
- a CDS encoding ADOP family duplicated permease gives MSLWSRISNVFRTERLHRDIDEELQSHIAEALREGRDPEEARRAFGSVLSHRESSRDVRLLPWLDSLCADAVFGWRQLLKRKVTSAAAILSLALAIGSCSAAFRLMDALLWRPLPVAAPERLYAISRELAGREGKDSTSDRCAYPMFRQMRRAVKDQADLIAVSTSGRIDITYGSDEETEKAYQQYVSGWIFQSFGIRAAVGRLLTENDDLTPRAHPYAVLSFEYWTRRFGADPAVVGRTFRAGNEFYQIVGVAEGPFTGTEPGIVTDIFVPTMMMKNNAIVRSDYEWFRTFVHLKPGVPLALVQEKLRPPFRAFLEERAAASAGVPEQEKNAYLNQALVLNSAAAGVSGLQQGYGKALLVLGVLVLLVLLISCANVANLMTAQAMARHREMALRVAIGAGRGRLVQLVVMECLWLALFAAVFGACFASWAAPVVAGMISTPDNPVRLILPADWRVVGFGAALALTCTLLFGLYPAFRASAVKPAFALRGGSAQLRPRMMQMLIASQVAFCVLVLFGAGLFLVTSERLTHQQTGFSQERLLTVETVTSQPQPYMVWNQVAAQLRTVPGVEAVALCEWPLMTGGVWDGLISVNKAPPSPVASYFLRVDPGWRKLMHIPLLAGRDFREDDFLSGAAVVNQAFARQYFGGRDPVGNSFDVVAVEGLRVPYRIVGLIGNTRYRDMREAMQPAAYFPFSGNYGRASFILRTSSQNPMTMATALRLAVQRARAGFRVSNLRTQTALVEQHLVRERLLSLLALFFGLVALVLAGVGLYGVLDYSVIQRRRELGIRIAIGAHSVDIAQCVIQDVFRAVAGGALLGLALGIISARFVEALLFEVKPTDLGALAPPAIIISAVALFAALPAIIRAVRIDPMAMLRSD, from the coding sequence ATGTCGTTGTGGTCTCGCATCTCCAATGTGTTCCGGACGGAAAGGCTTCACCGGGACATCGACGAAGAGTTGCAATCGCACATCGCGGAGGCACTTCGGGAAGGCCGGGATCCTGAAGAGGCTCGCCGCGCGTTCGGGTCGGTGCTCTCTCACAGGGAGTCGAGCCGCGATGTCCGGCTCCTTCCTTGGCTCGATTCGCTGTGCGCTGATGCCGTTTTCGGTTGGCGGCAACTCCTCAAGCGCAAGGTAACCTCGGCTGCCGCAATTCTCTCTCTCGCTCTTGCCATTGGGTCCTGCTCCGCTGCTTTCCGCCTCATGGATGCGTTGCTATGGAGGCCACTGCCGGTCGCTGCGCCGGAAAGGCTCTACGCCATATCCCGGGAACTCGCCGGCCGCGAGGGCAAGGATTCTACCAGCGACCGCTGTGCCTACCCGATGTTCCGGCAAATGCGGAGAGCTGTGAAAGACCAGGCCGATTTGATCGCTGTGTCGACCAGCGGTCGCATCGACATCACCTATGGGTCGGATGAAGAGACCGAGAAGGCCTATCAGCAATATGTCTCTGGGTGGATCTTCCAGTCGTTTGGTATCCGCGCAGCCGTTGGACGGCTCCTGACGGAAAACGACGATCTCACTCCTCGGGCACACCCCTACGCGGTTCTCTCTTTCGAATATTGGACGCGGCGCTTCGGAGCGGATCCGGCCGTAGTAGGGCGGACCTTTCGCGCGGGCAATGAGTTTTATCAGATTGTCGGAGTGGCCGAGGGACCTTTCACTGGCACTGAGCCGGGCATCGTCACGGACATCTTTGTGCCCACAATGATGATGAAGAACAATGCGATCGTCCGTTCGGACTACGAGTGGTTTCGGACCTTCGTCCACCTGAAGCCGGGCGTCCCTTTGGCGTTGGTCCAGGAGAAACTCCGTCCGCCCTTTCGGGCGTTCCTGGAAGAGCGGGCAGCGGCCTCCGCCGGAGTGCCCGAACAGGAAAAGAACGCCTACCTCAACCAGGCATTGGTACTGAACTCCGCCGCCGCCGGGGTTTCCGGATTGCAGCAGGGGTACGGGAAAGCTCTCCTGGTCCTCGGTGTGCTCGTTTTGCTCGTGCTTCTCATCTCTTGCGCGAATGTGGCCAATCTGATGACCGCACAGGCAATGGCGCGCCATCGCGAAATGGCCCTGCGGGTTGCCATCGGTGCCGGGCGTGGGCGGTTGGTGCAGTTGGTTGTGATGGAATGCCTCTGGCTTGCACTCTTTGCCGCGGTCTTCGGCGCCTGCTTCGCCTCGTGGGCCGCGCCTGTCGTGGCGGGCATGATCAGCACACCGGATAATCCGGTTCGCCTGATACTGCCCGCGGACTGGCGGGTGGTCGGATTCGGTGCGGCCCTGGCTCTCACGTGCACTCTGCTCTTTGGCCTCTACCCGGCTTTCCGCGCTTCCGCGGTCAAGCCTGCATTCGCCCTGCGAGGTGGCAGTGCACAACTCCGGCCTCGCATGATGCAGATGTTGATCGCCTCCCAGGTGGCTTTCTGTGTGCTCGTGCTTTTCGGGGCTGGACTCTTCCTTGTCACTTCCGAACGCCTCACTCATCAGCAAACCGGCTTCTCACAAGAACGCCTCCTCACCGTGGAGACGGTAACATCGCAGCCCCAACCATACATGGTCTGGAATCAGGTCGCCGCGCAACTCCGGACTGTGCCTGGTGTCGAAGCGGTCGCATTGTGTGAATGGCCGCTCATGACTGGCGGCGTTTGGGACGGACTCATCTCCGTCAATAAAGCCCCTCCCTCACCGGTTGCCTCTTACTTCCTCAGAGTCGACCCCGGCTGGCGGAAACTCATGCACATCCCGTTGCTCGCGGGACGGGATTTTCGCGAAGACGACTTTCTGTCTGGGGCGGCGGTGGTCAACCAGGCATTCGCCCGCCAGTATTTCGGTGGCCGGGACCCCGTCGGAAACTCCTTCGATGTCGTCGCTGTCGAGGGGCTCCGCGTCCCTTACCGGATCGTGGGTCTGATCGGCAATACCCGCTATCGAGATATGCGTGAGGCCATGCAGCCGGCGGCTTATTTCCCGTTCAGCGGCAACTATGGCCGGGCTTCGTTTATCCTCCGCACCTCCAGTCAAAACCCGATGACAATGGCAACGGCCCTGCGGCTCGCCGTGCAGCGAGCGCGAGCCGGATTTCGCGTCAGCAATCTGCGGACACAGACAGCTCTGGTCGAACAGCATCTGGTCCGCGAACGGCTACTCTCTCTGCTGGCGTTGTTCTTTGGCCTGGTTGCTTTGGTGCTGGCGGGTGTTGGCCTCTACGGCGTTCTCGACTATTCGGTAATCCAGCGTCGTCGTGAACTCGGCATCCGTATTGCCATTGGGGCTCATTCCGTCGATATCGCGCAATGCGTCATCCAGGACGTCTTCCGGGCCGTGGCGGGGGGAGCCCTGCTGGGCCTGGCCCTGGGGATCATCTCTGCAAGGTTCGTCGAGGCCTTGCTCTTCGAGGTCAAGCCCACGGATCTGGGTGCGCTCGCGCCGCCAGCAATCATCATCTCCGCCGTGGCGCTCTTCGCCGCGCTGCCGGCGATCATCCGGGCAGTCCGCATCGATCCCATGGCCATGCTGCGATCCGATTAG
- a CDS encoding PadR family transcriptional regulator, producing the protein MAKPDSLQGSLDLLVLKILSRRPHLHGYAIMSAIREFSGEVLRADEGSLYPALHRMEENQWIRAEWTTKETGHRARIYEVTAAGEKQLALEESRWHTVISAVNRVLRTV; encoded by the coding sequence ATGGCTAAACCCGACTCCTTGCAGGGCTCCCTCGATCTCCTGGTTCTCAAGATTCTGTCGAGGCGGCCGCACCTCCACGGCTACGCCATTATGTCGGCCATCAGGGAATTCTCCGGTGAGGTGCTACGCGCCGACGAGGGTTCTCTCTATCCCGCCCTCCATCGTATGGAAGAGAACCAGTGGATTCGTGCCGAATGGACCACAAAGGAGACCGGGCACCGCGCGCGCATCTACGAGGTCACCGCCGCGGGGGAGAAACAGTTGGCCCTTGAGGAATCACGTTGGCACACAGTGATCTCAGCGGTGAATCGAGTATTGAGGACGGTGTAA
- a CDS encoding ABC transporter ATP-binding protein, giving the protein MLELRSLTKRFSGIPAVDDVSFTALPGQVTGYLGPNGSGKSTTVKMITGLLEPSEGHVLWQGTDVRADLTAFQAQLGYVPEEPYLYPHLTGAEYLELTGELRLIPRQRLWLKIEAFLREFGLWEDRYTAIASYSKGMRQKILLAAALLHDPALVILDEPFSGLDVHSALVLRRLIQTLAESGKTVLFSSHELETVERVCSRVVILHKGKAVANDSVENLRGLMELPTLEAIFTQLALRQDPDEMAQRLAEAMRQ; this is encoded by the coding sequence TTGCTCGAACTCCGCAGCCTTACCAAACGATTCAGCGGGATTCCCGCTGTCGACGATGTCAGCTTCACTGCCCTGCCCGGCCAGGTTACGGGGTATCTCGGGCCGAATGGCAGCGGGAAATCCACTACCGTGAAGATGATTACCGGCCTGCTGGAACCCAGTGAGGGGCACGTGTTGTGGCAGGGCACCGATGTGCGCGCCGATCTGACGGCCTTCCAGGCTCAACTGGGCTATGTCCCGGAGGAGCCGTACCTCTATCCGCATTTGACCGGCGCCGAATACCTGGAGTTGACCGGCGAATTGCGCCTGATCCCGCGCCAGCGGTTGTGGCTGAAGATTGAAGCCTTCCTGCGCGAGTTTGGCCTGTGGGAGGACCGCTATACCGCCATCGCCTCGTATTCGAAGGGCATGCGGCAGAAGATCCTGCTGGCGGCCGCGCTGTTGCACGACCCGGCGCTGGTGATCCTGGACGAGCCGTTTTCCGGGTTGGACGTGCATTCCGCGCTGGTGCTGCGGCGGCTGATCCAGACGCTGGCGGAGTCGGGCAAGACGGTGCTGTTCAGCTCGCACGAACTGGAGACGGTGGAACGCGTCTGCTCGCGCGTCGTCATCCTGCACAAGGGCAAGGCCGTGGCGAACGACTCCGTAGAGAATCTGCGCGGCCTGATGGAACTGCCGACACTCGAGGCGATCTTCACGCAACTGGCCCTGCGCCAGGATCCGGACGAGATGGCCCAGCGCCTGGCGGAGGCGATGCGGCAATGA
- a CDS encoding MSCRAMM family protein: MLKALVAFLVMLPSSGWACSLVACIDGGPAFSSSFTVQLKYERKPLRGGTVRIMSNGDLRFSGATDADGTLRVSKLAPGEYWMEVEFLGINAAYHCFHIAQDVSVFAKRRASYEWGRFGTPTRRVAGTLVDSQPGTGESPLWNQVHRVKRPIRGSTVIIQNPLTGVVLKTKSDADGNFVFDPLRDGQYVLRVEGGASNRDFAFVDMLVHVSSKAQGDRLILTKSDAGAGTCGGTSVQIDAVN, from the coding sequence ATGTTGAAGGCACTGGTGGCTTTTCTCGTAATGCTCCCAAGCTCGGGATGGGCCTGTTCCCTGGTCGCGTGCATAGACGGCGGCCCAGCGTTTTCTAGCAGCTTCACGGTCCAGCTGAAGTACGAGCGGAAGCCCTTGCGTGGCGGGACAGTGAGAATCATGTCCAACGGCGACCTCAGGTTCTCAGGCGCCACGGACGCTGACGGGACCCTGCGCGTCAGCAAGCTCGCGCCAGGAGAGTACTGGATGGAGGTAGAGTTCCTGGGTATCAATGCCGCCTATCACTGCTTTCACATCGCCCAGGATGTTTCCGTATTTGCAAAGCGGCGTGCCAGCTATGAATGGGGTCGCTTCGGGACCCCCACTCGCAGGGTGGCCGGCACTCTGGTCGATTCTCAGCCAGGAACCGGAGAATCCCCTCTGTGGAACCAGGTCCACAGGGTCAAGCGTCCCATTCGCGGATCGACAGTGATAATTCAGAATCCATTGACTGGGGTGGTGTTGAAGACGAAGTCTGACGCGGACGGTAACTTCGTCTTCGACCCGTTGCGAGACGGTCAGTACGTGTTGCGGGTCGAGGGCGGAGCCAGCAATCGAGATTTCGCCTTCGTCGATATGCTTGTTCACGTCAGCTCGAAGGCTCAGGGCGACAGGCTAATCCTCACGAAGTCTGATGCTGGCGCTGGCACTTGTGGGGGCACCTCAGTTCAAATAGATGCGGTGAACTGA
- a CDS encoding PEP-CTERM sorting domain-containing protein, producing the protein MKAVFLLATLVVPGLSYGATLNAASVANNGAGGIFMAITAAGSAITVTSFDLFFDGAAPGTSPVEVYTRPGTYTGFENSNAGWTLTQTVVANTPGTTATLAPLTLTTGITIGAGQTLAVYLQSTSFLNGIYYNGNFQAPPTTTWSNVDLSLFSDTAMIGDVAFSGSLFTSRTLAGNVNYSLGTAAVPEPGTVSLLGLGFAGLVWLRRRRA; encoded by the coding sequence TTGAAAGCTGTATTTCTGTTGGCAACCCTGGTTGTCCCTGGCTTGAGCTACGGAGCAACTCTGAACGCCGCCTCTGTGGCGAATAACGGAGCTGGCGGCATTTTCATGGCGATCACTGCCGCAGGTTCCGCGATCACAGTGACGAGCTTCGATCTGTTCTTTGATGGAGCGGCACCGGGTACATCTCCGGTGGAGGTTTACACACGACCCGGTACATATACTGGGTTTGAAAATAGCAACGCAGGCTGGACCCTGACACAGACGGTGGTCGCCAACACGCCGGGCACGACGGCGACTTTGGCCCCACTGACGCTGACAACCGGGATTACGATCGGGGCGGGACAGACTCTGGCGGTGTATTTGCAATCGACCAGCTTTCTAAACGGGATCTACTACAACGGGAATTTCCAGGCACCGCCGACGACGACCTGGAGCAATGTGGATTTGAGCCTGTTTAGTGACACAGCGATGATCGGCGATGTCGCGTTCAGTGGCAGTTTATTCACGTCGCGGACGTTGGCGGGCAACGTGAACTACTCGCTGGGCACGGCGGCGGTTCCGGAGCCAGGCACGGTTTCCCTGTTGGGCTTGGGCTTCGCGGGTTTGGTTTGGCTGCGGCGCAGGCGGGCCTAG
- a CDS encoding ankyrin repeat domain-containing protein, with protein MQRSLPAQPSLIQLKHQAKDLLKEFRGGTPEALARFHEQHPQGGGLEAATLSDAQLVIAREYGFSSWPKLKQHVELQTEVEARVSQLQAEFAAGDAQVKLRLLQPAHARERFENYDPRAASLSHRDARLLVANAEGYAYWEKYDSYLHLDPDVRAAIAAVRSGDLAQLQEILRSDPAAANRHWVAGFAAPQPPPNDSIPLFCVSEAVFRGTNRRGNEYELTRALIASGAEVEVDGGQPLTSAVSFGVLRVVEALLDGGAQVDGVDGDGLPMGYAMHFAFQEVAELLAARGARLDLRFGAGLGRMDVVRGWFEADGSLKPGAGALADPYGLERKLKGLSPFQCERTRANVLSQALYFACVNNRLEAAEYLLGQGAEINAIVPGLDSRVTVLHRMATMERYGEVVVRFLLENGADVGVRDLDYRGTAADWARHHRRGEMVRLLGAWGR; from the coding sequence ATGCAGAGATCTCTCCCGGCTCAACCGAGCCTGATTCAACTGAAACACCAGGCCAAGGACCTGCTGAAGGAATTTCGCGGCGGCACGCCGGAGGCCCTGGCGCGGTTTCACGAGCAGCATCCCCAGGGCGGCGGACTGGAGGCGGCGACGCTGAGCGACGCTCAATTGGTGATCGCCCGGGAGTATGGGTTTTCGAGCTGGCCCAAGCTGAAGCAGCACGTCGAATTGCAGACCGAGGTCGAGGCGCGGGTTTCGCAACTGCAGGCCGAGTTTGCGGCTGGAGACGCGCAGGTCAAGCTGCGGCTGCTGCAGCCGGCGCACGCCCGGGAACGCTTCGAGAATTATGATCCGCGGGCGGCCTCGCTGTCCCACCGGGACGCTCGGCTGCTGGTGGCCAATGCGGAGGGGTACGCGTACTGGGAGAAGTACGACAGCTATCTGCATCTGGATCCGGATGTGCGGGCGGCGATTGCCGCGGTGCGGAGCGGGGATCTCGCTCAGCTACAGGAGATCCTGCGTTCGGATCCGGCGGCGGCGAACCGGCATTGGGTGGCGGGCTTCGCGGCTCCGCAGCCACCTCCTAACGATTCGATTCCGCTGTTCTGTGTTTCCGAAGCGGTGTTCCGCGGGACGAACCGGCGAGGGAACGAGTACGAGCTGACGCGGGCCCTGATTGCGTCTGGTGCGGAGGTCGAGGTGGATGGCGGGCAGCCGTTGACGTCGGCGGTCAGCTTCGGCGTGCTGCGCGTGGTGGAGGCGCTGCTGGATGGCGGCGCCCAGGTGGATGGCGTGGATGGGGATGGGCTGCCGATGGGGTACGCGATGCACTTTGCGTTCCAGGAGGTGGCTGAATTGCTGGCGGCGCGAGGGGCTCGACTCGACTTGCGATTTGGGGCGGGGCTGGGCCGGATGGATGTGGTGCGCGGCTGGTTCGAGGCGGATGGATCGTTGAAGCCGGGGGCGGGTGCGCTGGCGGATCCGTATGGGCTGGAGCGGAAGCTGAAAGGCCTGTCACCGTTCCAGTGTGAGCGGACTCGGGCGAACGTGCTGAGCCAGGCGCTGTACTTTGCCTGCGTGAATAACCGACTGGAGGCGGCTGAGTATTTGCTGGGGCAGGGCGCGGAGATCAATGCGATTGTGCCGGGGTTGGATTCCCGGGTGACGGTGCTGCACCGGATGGCGACGATGGAGCGGTATGGGGAGGTGGTGGTGCGGTTTTTGTTGGAGAACGGGGCGGATGTGGGCGTGCGGGATCTGGATTATCGGGGGACGGCGGCGGATTGGGCCCGGCATCATCGGCGGGGGGAGATGGTGCGGTTGCTGGGGGCGTGGGGGCGATGA
- a CDS encoding DUF4159 domain-containing protein translates to MEWTKPVRAAVSGLAVIASLCAFQRPFREFPGVEYSPGEIPLPADHQEKTEFAFARLMFPGGGVDDGYYPRYQGDYRLGLSLWTQDYPRADRHFSLAVRRLTRIHTRSVEQVVDLDSNDVYNWPWIYAVQVGEWGLTQKEALVLREYLLRGGFFMADDLHGQYEWDLFARTMKMAFPDRPIVDIEDGDAAFHTVYDLDERYQLPGWAHLRQGYKRPIHALGPEDGKGAHWRGIYDDRGRLMVAISYNSDVGDAWEWADEPQYPERCADLAIRLGINYIAYAMTH, encoded by the coding sequence ATGGAGTGGACCAAGCCAGTCCGGGCCGCTGTTTCCGGTCTTGCCGTGATTGCCTCGCTTTGCGCCTTCCAACGGCCGTTTCGTGAGTTTCCCGGTGTTGAGTATAGTCCCGGAGAGATTCCGCTACCTGCCGACCACCAGGAGAAGACGGAGTTTGCGTTTGCCCGGCTGATGTTTCCCGGCGGCGGGGTGGACGACGGGTACTACCCGCGCTACCAGGGCGACTACCGACTGGGGCTGTCGCTGTGGACGCAGGACTACCCGCGGGCGGACCGGCATTTTTCGCTTGCTGTGCGGCGGTTGACGCGGATTCATACGCGGTCGGTCGAGCAGGTGGTGGACCTGGATTCGAACGACGTCTACAACTGGCCGTGGATTTATGCCGTGCAGGTGGGGGAGTGGGGTCTGACCCAGAAAGAGGCGCTGGTGTTGCGGGAATACCTGTTGCGCGGCGGTTTCTTCATGGCCGACGACCTGCATGGCCAGTATGAATGGGACCTCTTTGCGCGGACCATGAAGATGGCATTTCCAGACCGGCCGATTGTGGATATCGAGGATGGGGACGCGGCTTTCCACACGGTGTATGACCTGGACGAGCGATATCAGTTGCCGGGCTGGGCGCACTTGCGGCAGGGTTATAAGCGGCCGATTCATGCGCTGGGGCCGGAGGATGGAAAGGGTGCGCACTGGCGGGGGATCTACGACGACCGAGGGCGGCTGATGGTGGCGATTTCGTATAACTCGGATGTGGGGGATGCGTGGGAGTGGGCGGATGAGCCGCAGTATCCGGAGCGGTGCGCGGATCTGGCGATCCGGCTGGGGATTAATTATATTGCTTATGCGATGACGCACTGA